Proteins encoded in a region of the Quercus lobata isolate SW786 chromosome 8, ValleyOak3.0 Primary Assembly, whole genome shotgun sequence genome:
- the LOC115956561 gene encoding uncharacterized protein LOC115956561, translated as MQWEKCVGFLKNEEKARGLKVCPSLAEHVRLHSIDVNVPESPHIRPNLMVPMQAQLGVVKDKTLNLPWVCIGNFNEIAKVKEKSGGAIRLEKQMQDFRDCQDFCGLKDLGFTGLPFTWCNKCFNGDLIWVQLDRALTSTDWILKFLSSCLHHLQGLSFDHKPLWLASNDVNTHFYRAQKPFQFEAIWLKDDHCEDVVHSAWDRCLEGDAMGKVLAKVVDCQIQLKFWDKSTFGNIHIELAQKRKQLLKAEGESIGGRGHTQVKAFIDKIQKLMDKDEVMWHQRAKNDWLKFGDQNTKYFHCRATKRNKWNFIWGLENEQGS; from the exons ATGCAGTGGGAAAAATGTGTTGGCTTtctaaaaaatgaggaaaaggCGAGAGGATTAAAGGTCTGTCCTAGCCTGGCTGAGCACGTTAGGCTTCATAGTATTGATGTTAATGTACCTGAATCCCCTCATATTAGGCCGAACCTGATGGTGCCAATGCAAGCCCAACTCGGTGTGGTTAAGGACAAGACT TTAAACTTACCGTGGGTGTGTATCGGCAATTTTAACGAGATCGCCAAAGTCAAAGAGAAATCGGGAGGAGCTATTCGACTTGAAAAACAAATGCAGGATTTCAGAGATTGTCAAGATTTCTGCGGGTTAAAGGATTTGGGTTTTACAGGCTTGCCATTTACTTGGTGCAACAAGTGTTTCAATGGTGATCTTATATGGGTTCAATTAGACAGAGCCCTTACCTCAACTGATTGGATCCTAAAATTCCTATCAAGTTGTCTCCACCACTTGCAAGGTTTGTCTTTTGATCATAAACCTTTATGGCTAGCCTCTAATGATGTTAATACTCACTTTTATCGAGCTCAGAAACCTTTTCAGTTTGAAGCCATATGGCTTAAAGATGACCATTGTGAAGATGTGGTCCATTCGGCATGGGATAGGTGCTTGGAGGGGGATGCTATGGGTAAAGTGTTAGCAAAGGTAGTTGATTGCCAAATTCAGTTGAAATTCTGGGATAAATCCACCTTTGGCAATATTCACATTGAACTCGcccaaaagagaaaacaattgtTGAAGGCAGAAGGTGAATCAATAGGTGGAAGAGGGCATACTCAGGTTAAGGCTTTCATTGATAAAATCCAAAAGTTGATGGACAAGGATGAAGTTATGTGGCATCAACGAGCAAAAAATGATTGGCTTAAGTTTGGGGACCAAAACACTAAATACTTCCACTGCCGTGCAACAAAGAGGAACAAATGGAATTTCATTTGGGGATTAGAAAATGAGCAGGGTAGCTAG